One segment of Streptomyces bathyalis DNA contains the following:
- a CDS encoding MFS transporter — MSTPPPPPSPSTPASDVTATAGKTTSTADIKRLLSAAFIGTALEWYDYFLYGTAAALVFNKLFFPSLDPAVGTIASFITFAVGFVARPVGAAIFGHIGDRYGRRTALIMTVVLMGVTTGCIGLLPGYGSIGIWAPALLATLRFLQGISVGGEWSGAMLLTLEHTPREKHGSYSAVPQLGSPVGTLLSSGAFALVGMLPDAAFYSWGWRIPFLFAFVLLFVALYMRLRIEESPVFKAMMAESEKNGPPPAPLLEAFRRTWGRILIGIAAAFLGIGGFFLLTTFIISYGTEQLGVDKSVMLNATLVGAVVEIGVLVVGGRIANRAGPWKVCVVGGIVSVLAAFPTFWLVDTKSTPLVVLGVALGIGAISIPYAPIGAVVSGMFPENFRYSAVAMSYNLAGVLSGFVPLVAASLLGLSGGASWTAALLLILIAGCTAVGSYLAGPQLGRRLGHDPSKQHETSKAIA, encoded by the coding sequence ATGAGCACCCCTCCCCCTCCCCCGTCCCCCTCCACACCCGCATCCGATGTGACCGCGACCGCCGGGAAGACCACGAGCACCGCCGACATCAAACGCCTGCTGTCCGCGGCCTTCATCGGCACGGCACTCGAGTGGTACGACTACTTCCTCTACGGCACCGCCGCGGCCCTCGTCTTCAACAAGCTCTTCTTTCCGAGCCTGGATCCGGCCGTCGGCACCATCGCCTCGTTCATCACCTTCGCGGTCGGCTTCGTGGCCCGCCCGGTCGGCGCCGCCATCTTCGGGCACATCGGCGACCGGTACGGGCGGCGAACGGCGCTGATCATGACCGTCGTGCTGATGGGCGTCACGACCGGCTGCATCGGGCTGCTGCCCGGCTACGGAAGCATCGGCATCTGGGCACCGGCGCTGCTGGCCACGCTCCGCTTCCTGCAGGGCATCTCCGTGGGCGGCGAGTGGAGCGGTGCGATGCTGCTGACGCTGGAGCACACTCCCCGTGAGAAGCACGGCAGTTACTCGGCCGTCCCCCAACTCGGCTCCCCCGTCGGCACGTTGCTCTCCAGCGGCGCCTTCGCACTGGTGGGGATGCTGCCCGACGCGGCGTTCTACTCCTGGGGCTGGCGCATACCGTTCCTGTTCGCCTTCGTGCTGCTCTTCGTCGCCCTCTACATGAGGCTGCGGATCGAGGAATCCCCCGTGTTCAAGGCGATGATGGCCGAGAGCGAGAAGAACGGGCCGCCGCCCGCGCCGCTGCTGGAGGCCTTCCGCCGCACCTGGGGACGGATCCTCATCGGGATCGCCGCCGCGTTCCTCGGCATCGGGGGCTTCTTCCTGCTGACGACGTTCATCATCTCCTACGGCACCGAGCAGCTCGGCGTGGACAAGTCCGTGATGCTCAACGCGACGCTCGTCGGTGCGGTCGTCGAGATCGGGGTGCTCGTGGTGGGCGGCCGGATCGCCAACCGGGCCGGCCCGTGGAAGGTGTGCGTGGTGGGCGGCATCGTCTCCGTGCTCGCGGCCTTCCCGACCTTCTGGCTCGTCGACACGAAGAGCACCCCACTCGTCGTCCTCGGCGTCGCGCTGGGCATCGGTGCGATCTCCATCCCGTACGCGCCGATCGGTGCCGTCGTCTCCGGGATGTTCCCCGAGAACTTCCGCTACAGCGCCGTCGCCATGTCGTACAACCTGGCGGGCGTGCTGTCCGGGTTCGTTCCGCTGGTGGCCGCCTCGCTGCTGGGCCTCTCCGGTGGTGCCTCGTGGACCGCCGCCTTGCTGCTGATCCTCATCGCGGGGTGCACGGCCGTCGGCTCGTACCTCGCCGGTCCGCAACTGGGCAGGCGTCTGGGCCACGACCCCAGCAAGCAGCACGAGACGTCGAAGGCGATCGCGTGA
- a CDS encoding thiamine pyrophosphate-binding protein — translation MTQGQQQQEQPQSQSRPERQLPRTGGQILVDQLAAHGVGTVFGVPGESYLEVLDALHDSSVRMVVCRQEGGAAYMAEAAGKLTGSPGVCFTTRGPGAANALVALHTAHQDATPLILFVGLVPRGHTGRAGFQEFDLRGTFGANAKLVETADEAARLPEITARAFAVATGGRPGPVVVGLPEDMLTDTARVPDALPLPVPEGAVSAEQLRELEALLVQAARPLVVLGGSRWTQAARKDVRAWAEAWSLPVAVDFRCQDLIPGDSDIFAGNLGYGRSGALAERLASADLLICVGAAPGDVSTDGYTLLEQPQGPDASRRIVHVLPEWPPPGAWHRSDLMLLAAPAAFARAVADLRPTAPVPWADITRADRAAHLEFSRTLHDPEPLDLGAVFATLDARLDADAVVTFGAGNYALWAQRFLTYREGMRQLAPRNGSMGYGVPAGVAAAVTMPGRQVVTFAGDGCFLMNGQELSTAVAEDAAPLILVVDNGTYGTIRKHQELAHPGRVSGTDLVNPDFAAYARAFGAHGETVSVTEEFGPALERSLANCRSGRAALIALRPAEGRLAPGMTVASLREQATRESAGPR, via the coding sequence GTGACACAGGGACAACAGCAGCAGGAGCAGCCGCAGTCGCAGTCACGGCCGGAACGGCAACTCCCGCGCACCGGCGGGCAGATACTCGTCGACCAGCTGGCGGCGCACGGCGTCGGCACGGTATTCGGGGTGCCGGGCGAGAGCTATCTCGAGGTCCTGGACGCGCTGCACGACTCCTCCGTGAGGATGGTCGTCTGCCGCCAGGAAGGCGGCGCCGCCTACATGGCCGAGGCCGCGGGCAAGCTCACCGGCAGCCCCGGCGTCTGCTTCACGACCCGCGGCCCCGGCGCGGCGAACGCGCTGGTGGCGCTGCACACCGCTCACCAGGACGCGACGCCCCTGATCCTCTTCGTCGGTCTGGTGCCGCGTGGCCACACCGGCCGTGCGGGGTTCCAGGAGTTCGATCTGCGCGGCACGTTCGGCGCGAACGCCAAGCTGGTCGAGACGGCCGACGAGGCGGCGCGCCTGCCGGAGATCACGGCCCGCGCGTTCGCCGTCGCGACCGGCGGCAGGCCGGGGCCGGTGGTCGTCGGGCTGCCCGAGGACATGCTCACCGACACGGCGCGCGTACCCGACGCGCTGCCGCTGCCGGTGCCCGAGGGCGCCGTGTCCGCGGAGCAACTCCGGGAGCTGGAAGCCCTGTTGGTGCAGGCGGCACGCCCGCTGGTCGTGCTGGGCGGCAGCCGCTGGACCCAGGCCGCGCGCAAGGACGTGCGGGCCTGGGCCGAGGCATGGTCGCTCCCGGTGGCCGTCGATTTCCGCTGCCAGGACCTGATACCCGGGGACAGCGACATCTTCGCCGGGAATCTGGGCTACGGACGCTCCGGCGCGCTCGCCGAACGGCTCGCCTCGGCGGACCTGCTGATCTGCGTCGGCGCAGCGCCCGGCGATGTCAGCACGGACGGCTACACGCTGCTGGAGCAGCCTCAAGGACCGGATGCCTCACGGCGGATCGTCCATGTGCTGCCGGAGTGGCCGCCGCCCGGCGCCTGGCACCGCAGCGACCTCATGCTGCTCGCCGCACCGGCCGCGTTCGCCAGGGCCGTCGCGGATCTCCGGCCCACCGCGCCCGTCCCGTGGGCCGACATCACACGTGCGGACCGCGCCGCCCATCTGGAGTTCAGCCGTACGCTGCACGACCCCGAACCCCTCGATCTCGGCGCCGTGTTCGCCACGCTCGACGCGCGGCTCGACGCCGACGCCGTCGTCACGTTCGGCGCCGGCAACTACGCGCTGTGGGCGCAGCGCTTCCTCACCTACCGGGAGGGCATGCGCCAACTCGCGCCCCGAAACGGCTCGATGGGCTACGGCGTCCCCGCGGGCGTGGCCGCCGCCGTCACCATGCCGGGGCGGCAGGTCGTCACCTTCGCGGGCGACGGCTGCTTCCTGATGAACGGCCAGGAACTCTCGACCGCCGTCGCCGAGGACGCGGCGCCGCTGATCCTCGTCGTCGACAACGGCACCTACGGCACGATCCGCAAGCACCAGGAACTCGCCCACCCCGGGCGGGTCAGCGGCACCGACCTGGTCAACCCGGACTTCGCCGCCTACGCCCGCGCGTTCGGCGCCCACGGCGAAACGGTCAGCGTCACCGAGGAGTTCGGCCCCGCCCTGGAGCGCTCGCTCGCCAACTGCCGTTCCGGCAGGGCCGCGTTGATAGCGCTGCGTCCCGCCGAGGGCCGCCTCGCCCCGGGCATGACGGTCGCCTCCCTGCGGGAACAGGCCACCCGGGAGTCCGCCGGACCCCGGTGA
- a CDS encoding DUF4097 family beta strand repeat-containing protein, protein MPAERSSWSISEPQTLQIDDPVESLQVRIVGGSVNVVGTGEPGARVEVGEVEGPPLTVTREGDSLVVAYEDVPWKGFLKWLDRKGWNRHVVVSVSVPAHVRLSVGVVGASAFVSGVTGRTDLRGVSGDTTLVGIDGPVRAETVSGNVETQGLTGRIGFNSVSGDLTVIDGRPAVKADSVSGSMILDLHTGGSDGETDVAVGTVSGEVALRMSNPVDATVEVSTASGGVSSAFDELKVEGQWGAKKVKGTLGSGRGRLQASSVSGSIALLRRAEPLHDDDLLLSKDA, encoded by the coding sequence GTGCCCGCCGAACGCTCCTCGTGGTCGATCTCCGAGCCACAGACCCTCCAGATCGACGACCCCGTCGAATCGCTCCAGGTACGCATCGTGGGCGGCAGCGTCAATGTCGTCGGCACCGGCGAGCCCGGCGCCCGTGTCGAGGTCGGCGAGGTGGAGGGGCCGCCCCTCACGGTGACGCGCGAGGGCGACTCACTGGTCGTCGCCTACGAGGACGTCCCCTGGAAGGGCTTCCTCAAGTGGCTGGACCGCAAGGGCTGGAACCGCCACGTGGTCGTCTCGGTCTCGGTGCCCGCACATGTGCGGCTCTCCGTCGGCGTCGTCGGGGCCAGCGCCTTCGTCTCCGGCGTCACGGGACGTACGGATCTGCGCGGGGTCAGCGGCGACACCACCCTCGTCGGGATCGACGGCCCGGTCCGCGCCGAGACCGTGTCCGGCAACGTCGAGACGCAGGGCCTCACCGGCAGGATCGGATTCAACTCCGTCTCCGGCGACCTGACGGTCATCGACGGCCGGCCCGCCGTCAAGGCCGACTCGGTCAGCGGCTCCATGATCCTCGACCTGCACACCGGCGGCAGCGACGGCGAGACGGACGTCGCCGTCGGCACCGTCTCCGGCGAGGTCGCCCTGCGCATGTCGAACCCCGTGGACGCCACCGTGGAGGTGAGCACCGCGAGCGGCGGCGTCTCCAGCGCGTTCGACGAGCTCAAGGTCGAGGGGCAGTGGGGCGCGAAGAAGGTCAAGGGCACCCTCGGCTCCGGCAGGGGCCGCCTGCAGGCCAGCAGCGTCTCGGGCTCCATCGCGCTCCTGCGGCGTGCCGAGCCGCTCCACGACGACGACCTCCTCCTCAGCAAGGACGCCTGA
- a CDS encoding PadR family transcriptional regulator, with product MSPVFAHGRLRLYLLKLLDEAPRHGYEVIRLLEERFQGLYAPSAGTVYPRLAKLEAEDLVSHTTEGGGRKVYSITDAGRAELAEREDELAELEVEISESLTSLAADIREDVSGSARDLRREMREQARRTRAEGTGGLSGGWPGMAEKEAWQQANEEMKRAKEEWKEQARRAKKETQQAKRQAKEAQARAAAVEEVQRIARQVQEQVQSRAKSGDWPGAVRDGMSELAREMGNLGRITEHATSWFPYLRQESSEGGGEAAGPQAPDWAKEQDTPSDDPGRDLERLLDHFRDDVRDAARDHGVTEQQLREARRQLSAGAAHLVALLSDPGRNGERDLSD from the coding sequence ATGTCTCCCGTCTTCGCTCACGGCCGGCTCCGCCTCTATCTGCTCAAGCTCCTCGACGAGGCGCCACGGCACGGCTACGAAGTGATCCGGCTGCTGGAGGAGCGCTTCCAGGGCCTGTACGCGCCGTCGGCGGGCACCGTCTACCCGCGCCTGGCCAAGCTGGAGGCCGAGGACCTGGTCAGTCACACGACCGAGGGCGGCGGCCGCAAGGTCTACTCGATCACCGACGCCGGCCGCGCCGAACTGGCCGAGCGCGAGGACGAGTTGGCGGAGCTCGAGGTCGAGATCAGCGAATCCCTGACGTCCCTGGCCGCCGACATCCGCGAGGACGTCAGCGGCTCCGCCCGCGATCTGCGGCGCGAGATGCGCGAGCAGGCCCGCCGTACCCGCGCGGAAGGAACGGGCGGGCTTTCCGGCGGCTGGCCCGGCATGGCCGAGAAGGAGGCATGGCAGCAGGCCAATGAGGAGATGAAGCGGGCCAAGGAGGAGTGGAAGGAACAGGCCCGCCGCGCCAAGAAGGAGACCCAGCAGGCCAAGCGCCAGGCGAAGGAGGCCCAGGCTCGCGCGGCCGCCGTCGAGGAGGTGCAGCGCATCGCCCGGCAGGTGCAGGAGCAGGTCCAGTCACGGGCGAAGTCGGGCGACTGGCCGGGGGCGGTCCGCGACGGCATGTCCGAACTGGCCCGCGAGATGGGCAACTTGGGCCGCATCACGGAGCACGCCACGTCCTGGTTCCCGTATCTGCGGCAGGAGTCCTCCGAAGGCGGCGGCGAGGCGGCGGGCCCCCAGGCCCCCGACTGGGCGAAGGAGCAGGACACCCCGAGCGACGATCCCGGACGGGACCTGGAGCGCCTCCTCGACCACTTCCGCGATGACGTACGCGACGCGGCACGCGATCACGGTGTGACCGAACAGCAGCTGCGCGAGGCTCGCCGTCAGCTCTCGGCCGGGGCCGCCCACCTGGTCGCTCTCCTCAGCGATCCCGGACGCAACGGGGAGCGCGACCTCAGCGATTGA
- a CDS encoding Uma2 family endonuclease — MAAPERESDVAAGDGTESSVEHAFDALSAASPEGWRVELIEGEIHVVPPANGEHEEIVSEVSDQVTERRRDRELRTYTGLGLFVPDASSTGKVVPDLVIAPKGSFGDEAEYHDPAPVMLVGEVTSRSTAQQDRGPKLRGYARAGVPCYLLIDREAGEVVVFSEPAGDSYTRRAEAKLSKTIELPEPLGFELDTGQF; from the coding sequence ATGGCAGCCCCAGAGCGTGAATCCGACGTGGCGGCCGGCGACGGTACGGAGTCATCGGTGGAGCACGCCTTCGACGCGTTGAGCGCGGCATCCCCCGAGGGGTGGCGCGTGGAGTTGATCGAGGGGGAGATCCACGTGGTGCCACCGGCCAACGGCGAGCACGAAGAGATCGTGTCCGAGGTGTCGGACCAGGTGACGGAACGTCGCAGGGACAGGGAGTTGCGCACATACACCGGCCTCGGACTGTTCGTCCCCGATGCCTCGTCGACCGGCAAGGTGGTCCCGGACCTGGTCATCGCCCCCAAGGGCAGCTTCGGTGACGAGGCCGAATACCACGACCCCGCTCCCGTCATGCTCGTCGGCGAGGTGACTTCCCGCTCGACCGCTCAGCAGGACCGCGGGCCGAAGCTGCGGGGATATGCGCGCGCCGGCGTTCCCTGCTATCTGCTGATCGACCGTGAGGCCGGCGAGGTCGTCGTGTTCTCCGAACCTGCCGGTGACTCGTACACCCGCAGGGCCGAGGCGAAGCTGTCCAAGACGATCGAGCTGCCCGAGCCGCTGGGGTTCGAGCTGGACACCGGGCAGTTCTGA
- a CDS encoding DUF6624 domain-containing protein, protein MDATHIALADELKRMAAADHEASAGALSEDFAEQLLWRRLTARHGDRLNAIMAEHGWPTESLVGEEAARAAWLIAQHADRQLDVQRRALALMERAVEAGESSAAQLAFLRDRTYVNEGREQPCGTQIATVRDGEPVPWPCEEPDRLDERRAEAGIEPFAAYTARHAPPASPAL, encoded by the coding sequence ATGGACGCGACGCACATCGCACTGGCCGACGAGCTGAAGCGCATGGCGGCGGCCGACCACGAGGCGTCCGCCGGAGCTCTCAGTGAGGACTTCGCCGAACAGCTCCTCTGGCGCCGGCTCACCGCGCGGCACGGCGACCGCCTCAACGCGATCATGGCGGAGCACGGCTGGCCGACGGAGTCGCTGGTCGGCGAGGAGGCGGCGCGTGCGGCGTGGCTGATCGCGCAGCACGCGGACCGTCAACTGGACGTGCAGCGGCGGGCGTTGGCGCTGATGGAACGCGCGGTGGAGGCGGGCGAGTCGAGCGCTGCTCAACTCGCCTTCCTCCGCGACCGCACGTACGTCAACGAGGGACGCGAGCAGCCCTGCGGCACGCAGATCGCGACCGTGCGGGACGGCGAGCCCGTGCCGTGGCCCTGCGAGGAGCCGGACCGGCTGGACGAGCGCCGAGCGGAAGCCGGCATCGAGCCCTTCGCCGCCTACACCGCGCGGCACGCACCGCCCGCGTCCCCCGCCCTCTGA
- a CDS encoding zinc-binding dehydrogenase encodes MFAAYAARIDKDQPLDGLELGDRPEPTVPDGWTTVDVKAASLNHHDLWSLRGVGLGEELLPMTLGCDGAGVDADGNEVVLHSVIGATGHGVGPNEKRTLLTEKYQGTFAERVAVPKWNVLPKPKELSFAEAACLPTAWLTAYRMLFTNAGVRPGDSVLVQGAGGGVATAAIVLGAAAGLRVFATSRHEDKRKRAVELGAEAAVETGTRLPQRVDAVLETVGAATWSHSLKSLKPGGTVVISGATSGPNPDATELNRIFFLELKVVGSTMGSKEELASLLDFCAAKGVRPVIDSTLPLDRAREGFAKMADGELFGKVVLTV; translated from the coding sequence ATGTTTGCTGCATACGCCGCACGAATCGACAAGGACCAGCCGCTGGACGGGCTGGAGCTGGGTGACCGTCCGGAACCGACGGTTCCGGACGGTTGGACGACCGTCGACGTCAAGGCGGCGTCGCTCAACCACCACGACCTGTGGTCCCTGCGTGGCGTCGGCCTCGGCGAAGAGCTGCTGCCGATGACCCTGGGGTGCGACGGCGCGGGCGTCGACGCCGACGGCAACGAAGTCGTCCTCCACTCGGTCATCGGTGCCACCGGTCACGGCGTCGGCCCGAACGAGAAGCGCACCTTGCTGACGGAGAAGTACCAGGGCACGTTCGCCGAACGCGTCGCCGTGCCCAAGTGGAACGTGCTGCCCAAGCCGAAGGAGCTCTCCTTCGCGGAGGCCGCCTGTCTGCCGACGGCGTGGCTCACCGCGTACCGGATGCTCTTCACGAACGCGGGCGTACGGCCCGGCGACAGCGTGCTCGTCCAGGGCGCGGGCGGCGGCGTCGCGACGGCCGCCATCGTGCTCGGTGCCGCTGCCGGGCTGCGGGTCTTCGCCACCAGCCGGCACGAGGACAAGCGCAAGCGTGCCGTCGAACTCGGCGCGGAGGCCGCCGTGGAGACCGGTACGCGGCTGCCTCAGCGCGTCGACGCGGTGCTGGAGACCGTGGGCGCGGCCACCTGGTCGCACTCGCTGAAGTCCCTCAAGCCCGGTGGAACCGTCGTCATCTCGGGTGCCACGAGCGGCCCCAACCCGGACGCCACGGAGCTCAACCGGATCTTCTTCCTCGAACTGAAGGTCGTCGGCTCGACGATGGGCAGCAAGGAGGAACTGGCGTCGCTGCTGGACTTCTGCGCCGCCAAGGGCGTGCGTCCCGTCATCGACTCGACGCTGCCCCTGGACCGTGCCCGTGAGGGCTTCGCGAAGATGGCGGACGGTGAGCTGTTCGGCAAGGTCGTGCTGACGGTCTGA
- a CDS encoding amino acid ABC transporter ATP-binding protein yields MVKAEAVHKSFGPVEVLKGIDLEVAPREVFCIVGPSGSGKSTFLRCINHLEKINAGRLYVDGTLVGYREHGNKLYELRDREVAAQRRDIGMVFQRFNLFPHMTAVENVMEAPVLVKGESKAKARERAAALLDRVGLAEKTDSYPAQLSGGQQQRVAIARALAMEPKLMLFDEPTSALDPELVGEVLDVMRDLARDGMTMIVVTHEMGFAREVGDSLVFMDDGVVVESGNPRDVLNDPQHERTKSFLSKVL; encoded by the coding sequence ATGGTCAAGGCGGAGGCCGTACACAAGTCCTTCGGCCCGGTCGAGGTGCTCAAGGGCATCGACCTGGAGGTCGCGCCGCGCGAGGTGTTCTGCATCGTGGGGCCCTCGGGGTCGGGCAAGTCGACATTCCTGCGCTGCATCAACCATCTGGAGAAGATCAACGCGGGACGGCTGTACGTCGACGGCACGCTCGTCGGCTACCGCGAGCACGGCAACAAGCTCTACGAGCTGCGGGACCGCGAAGTCGCCGCGCAGCGCCGCGACATCGGCATGGTCTTCCAGCGCTTCAATCTCTTCCCGCACATGACCGCGGTGGAGAACGTGATGGAGGCGCCGGTGCTCGTGAAGGGCGAGAGCAAGGCGAAGGCGCGGGAACGCGCTGCCGCGCTCCTGGACCGCGTGGGCCTCGCCGAGAAGACGGACAGCTACCCGGCGCAGCTCTCCGGCGGGCAGCAGCAGCGCGTCGCCATCGCCCGCGCGCTGGCGATGGAGCCCAAGCTGATGCTCTTCGACGAGCCGACCTCCGCGCTCGACCCGGAGCTGGTCGGCGAGGTGCTGGACGTCATGCGCGACCTCGCCCGGGACGGCATGACGATGATCGTCGTCACGCACGAGATGGGCTTCGCGCGCGAGGTCGGCGACTCGCTGGTCTTCATGGACGACGGTGTGGTCGTGGAGTCGGGCAACCCCCGGGACGTCCTCAACGACCCGCAGCACGAGCGGACGAAGTCCTTCCTCTCGAAGGTGCTGTGA
- a CDS encoding amino acid ABC transporter permease has protein sequence MTAPLDKAPSAPPSAGTAPEAIKAIPVRHYGRYVSAAVVIVLLLLVVKAFAEADLTWGSVGSFFFNDQIMEGVKNTLVVSVLSMLMGLVLGIVLAVMRMSKNPVTNSVAWGYIWFFRGTPVYVQLLLWFNLALIFPVLNLGPIYKDEMTDVMTPFMAALLGLGLNEAAYMAEICRAGIQSVDEGQTEASQALGMTNGQNMRRIVLPQAMRVIVPPTGNEFINLLKTSALCAVVQYEEVLRKSQNIGNNSGAVVEMLFVATIWFLVITTVFSIGQFYLERHYARGSSRQLPATPWQRARQLVFTFSRGTGSGSGSGAGGAA, from the coding sequence ATGACCGCACCCCTCGACAAGGCGCCCAGCGCGCCCCCATCCGCCGGCACGGCACCCGAGGCGATCAAGGCGATACCCGTGCGGCACTACGGCCGCTACGTCTCCGCCGCCGTCGTCATCGTGCTCCTCCTCCTCGTCGTCAAGGCGTTCGCGGAGGCGGACCTCACCTGGGGCTCGGTCGGCAGCTTCTTCTTCAACGACCAGATCATGGAGGGCGTCAAGAACACCCTCGTCGTCAGCGTGCTGTCCATGCTGATGGGCCTGGTACTCGGCATCGTCCTGGCAGTGATGCGGATGTCGAAGAATCCGGTCACCAACTCGGTGGCGTGGGGCTACATCTGGTTCTTCCGCGGCACGCCCGTCTACGTGCAGTTGCTGCTGTGGTTCAACCTCGCGCTGATCTTCCCCGTCCTCAATCTCGGCCCGATCTACAAGGACGAGATGACGGACGTCATGACGCCGTTCATGGCAGCCCTGCTGGGACTCGGCCTGAACGAGGCGGCATACATGGCAGAGATCTGCCGCGCCGGCATCCAGTCCGTGGACGAGGGGCAGACCGAGGCCTCGCAGGCTCTCGGCATGACCAACGGGCAGAACATGCGCCGGATCGTGCTGCCGCAGGCGATGCGCGTCATCGTGCCGCCGACCGGCAACGAGTTCATCAACCTGCTCAAGACCTCCGCCCTGTGCGCCGTCGTGCAGTACGAGGAGGTGCTGCGCAAGTCGCAGAACATCGGCAACAATTCGGGCGCCGTGGTGGAGATGCTGTTCGTCGCCACCATCTGGTTCCTCGTGATCACGACGGTCTTCAGCATCGGGCAGTTCTACCTGGAGCGGCACTACGCGCGGGGCTCGTCGCGGCAGCTGCCCGCAACCCCGTGGCAGCGGGCGCGGCAGCTGGTGTTCACCTTCAGCCGTGGTACGGGATCGGGCTCAGGCTCGGGAGCGGGAGGCGCCGCATGA